From a single Granulicella aggregans genomic region:
- a CDS encoding polysaccharide deacetylase family protein has protein sequence MVTPASAAGVAAVAGLAVGGWFYAALYPTSQIFGRVVIAGNDPGEIALTYDDGPNPAATPRLLEVLAKQDVQATFFLIGEFVRKEPGLVREIAAAGHAIGNHTMTHPWLSYCTSSHVRSEIADSKAIIEDTIGAEIRLFRPPHGARRPVVLEVARELGLATVNWNIITHDWRPQPSESIVAKVRNGIRRNEAHGRGSNVLLHDGSLGQPRMHSVQATETILADAKAKGMKFVTPQVWV, from the coding sequence ATGGTCACTCCTGCGAGCGCGGCTGGAGTTGCTGCGGTCGCAGGGCTCGCTGTCGGCGGTTGGTTCTATGCGGCGCTCTATCCGACGTCTCAGATATTCGGGCGCGTGGTGATTGCCGGCAACGATCCCGGCGAGATTGCGCTGACTTATGACGATGGGCCTAACCCGGCGGCGACTCCGCGGCTGCTTGAGGTGCTGGCGAAGCAGGATGTTCAGGCGACGTTCTTCCTGATCGGCGAGTTTGTCCGCAAAGAGCCGGGGCTGGTGCGCGAGATTGCCGCAGCGGGGCACGCGATTGGCAATCACACGATGACGCATCCCTGGCTCTCTTATTGCACCTCTTCACATGTGCGCAGCGAGATAGCGGACTCCAAGGCGATCATCGAAGACACGATTGGCGCGGAGATCAGGCTGTTTCGGCCTCCGCATGGAGCGCGAAGGCCGGTGGTGCTTGAGGTTGCGCGAGAGCTTGGGCTGGCGACGGTGAACTGGAACATCATCACCCACGACTGGCGGCCGCAGCCAAGCGAATCGATCGTGGCCAAGGTTCGTAACGGCATCCGACGGAATGAGGCGCATGGGCGCGGATCGAACGTGCTGCTGCATGATGGCAGCCTCGGGCAGCCGAGGATGCATAGCGTTCAGGCGACGGAGACGATTCTTGCGGATGCGAAGGCGAAGGGGATGAAGTTCGTTACTCCGCAGGTTTGGGTGTAA
- a CDS encoding MFS transporter has translation MSTTPTTPAAIPEPLSMGAVLRIPVMRRLWYAQIVSNFGDFLALFAVIGYLTFSAHANPQQITGVQIAYQLPIAVLGILAGVFVDRWPLKPTMIASDLSRGLLCLLLLLAHNIWGFYAVLAAISVVSSFFGPAQGVAIRSAVPLHGLRAANALMQQVMFLARIAGPAVAAFLVSTFGATSCYWADAASFLASACLIASVALSRPEEKIATAVLGPADKAAEVKGVALVWADMRQGIDFIVHHAALLFVILAMASGMFVLGCFGPLIAVYVRDILHGSTKVFGAASAMIGVGILAGINTLNVFGKKIKNTVLVYAGLGGIAAGLVLLTVVGQVWSTIVGNLVIGFSVAGIIIPTQVMIQQETPPALMGRVGSTVMSTVFTGQILGLVASGLLAQYLGVRQVFGICAGMLVVLIVIGKLFMEPKSEAATA, from the coding sequence ATGTCTACAACTCCAACCACTCCTGCGGCGATACCTGAACCTCTTTCGATGGGCGCGGTGCTGCGCATTCCCGTGATGCGGCGGCTCTGGTACGCGCAGATTGTGTCGAACTTCGGGGATTTTCTGGCGTTGTTTGCGGTGATCGGATATCTGACATTTAGTGCGCATGCAAACCCGCAACAGATTACCGGTGTGCAGATTGCGTATCAGTTGCCGATCGCCGTTCTGGGGATTCTGGCAGGTGTCTTCGTGGACCGCTGGCCGCTGAAGCCGACGATGATCGCCAGCGATCTCTCACGCGGCCTGCTGTGCCTTTTGCTTCTGTTGGCGCATAATATCTGGGGCTTCTATGCGGTGCTGGCGGCAATCAGCGTGGTGTCGAGCTTCTTCGGGCCGGCGCAGGGCGTGGCGATCCGGTCGGCTGTTCCGCTGCATGGCTTGAGGGCTGCCAATGCGCTGATGCAGCAGGTGATGTTCCTGGCGAGGATTGCGGGGCCGGCGGTGGCTGCTTTTCTGGTATCGACGTTTGGAGCGACAAGCTGCTACTGGGCGGATGCGGCTAGCTTTCTGGCATCGGCTTGCTTGATTGCTTCGGTGGCGCTGTCGCGGCCTGAGGAGAAGATCGCGACGGCCGTACTTGGCCCTGCGGATAAGGCGGCGGAAGTGAAGGGCGTGGCGCTGGTGTGGGCGGACATGCGGCAGGGCATCGACTTTATCGTGCACCATGCCGCACTGCTGTTCGTGATCCTGGCGATGGCCTCGGGGATGTTTGTGCTGGGGTGTTTTGGCCCGCTGATCGCGGTGTATGTGCGCGACATTCTGCATGGCTCGACGAAGGTGTTTGGCGCGGCCAGCGCGATGATCGGCGTCGGCATTCTGGCAGGCATCAACACACTGAATGTGTTTGGCAAGAAGATCAAAAACACGGTGCTGGTGTACGCAGGGCTGGGCGGCATTGCGGCGGGGCTGGTATTGCTGACGGTGGTGGGACAGGTGTGGTCGACGATTGTGGGGAACCTGGTGATCGGCTTCTCAGTGGCTGGGATCATCATTCCCACGCAGGTGATGATTCAGCAGGAGACGCCGCCGGCGTTGATGGGACGCGTTGGCTCGACCGTGATGTCGACGGTGTTCACGGGGCAGATTCTGGGGCTGGTGGCGAGTGGACTGCTGGCACAGTATCTGGGTGTGCGGCAGGTGTTTGGGATCTGCGCGGGGATGCTGGTGGTGTTGATTGTGATTGGCAAACTATTTATGGAGCCGAAGAGCGAAGCGGCTACAGCCTAA
- the hemL gene encoding glutamate-1-semialdehyde 2,1-aminomutase: MRPTSNSRALQLRAESFLPGGVDSPVRAFRAVGGDPPFVTHAEGAYLYDADGNKYLDMFGSWGPMILGHAFPPAVEAIQAAAAKSASFGASHAGEADLAELVTHCFPSIERLRFVSSGTEACMSAIRLARGYTGRKFVIKFEGCYHGHSDALLVKAGSGVATFGIPGSAGVPEETAMHTLALPYNDLDAVRLAFANHPGAIACIIVEPVVGNAGTIPPAPGYLEGLRTLTHEHGALLIFDEVMTGFRLSLGGAQGLYGIKPDLTTLGKIVGGGLPCGAFGGRTEIVNFLAPLGPVYQAGTLSGNPLAMAAGIATLKHLIAHKDVVYPQIDAATAAIATGVAAIAEDAGVKLTTNRVGSMFTWFFTGSPVTNFDTAATSDTAAFAKFHRAMLDAGVWLPPSQYEAAFVGTAHGSTEISLLLDAAREAFAS; this comes from the coding sequence ATGCGCCCCACCTCAAACTCCCGCGCCCTCCAGCTCCGTGCCGAATCCTTCCTTCCCGGCGGCGTCGACTCCCCCGTCCGCGCCTTCCGCGCCGTCGGCGGCGACCCACCCTTCGTCACCCACGCCGAAGGCGCCTACCTCTACGACGCCGACGGCAACAAATACCTCGACATGTTCGGCTCCTGGGGGCCCATGATCCTCGGCCACGCCTTCCCGCCCGCCGTCGAAGCCATCCAGGCTGCCGCCGCCAAATCCGCCAGCTTCGGAGCCTCGCACGCCGGCGAAGCCGACCTCGCCGAGCTCGTCACCCACTGCTTCCCCAGCATCGAACGCCTCCGCTTCGTCAGCTCGGGCACCGAAGCCTGCATGTCCGCCATCCGCCTCGCCCGCGGATACACCGGCCGCAAGTTCGTCATCAAGTTCGAGGGCTGCTACCACGGCCACTCCGACGCGCTCCTCGTGAAGGCCGGCTCCGGCGTCGCCACCTTCGGCATCCCCGGTTCCGCTGGTGTCCCCGAAGAGACCGCGATGCACACCCTAGCGCTCCCCTACAACGATCTCGACGCCGTCCGCCTGGCCTTCGCCAATCATCCCGGCGCAATCGCCTGCATCATTGTAGAACCGGTCGTTGGCAACGCCGGCACCATCCCGCCCGCGCCCGGCTACCTCGAGGGCCTGCGCACCCTCACCCACGAGCACGGCGCTCTGCTCATCTTCGACGAAGTCATGACCGGCTTCCGCCTCTCGCTCGGCGGCGCGCAGGGCCTCTACGGCATCAAGCCCGACCTCACCACCCTTGGCAAGATCGTCGGCGGCGGCCTGCCCTGCGGAGCCTTCGGCGGCAGGACCGAAATCGTCAACTTCCTCGCCCCGCTCGGCCCCGTCTACCAGGCCGGAACGCTCAGCGGCAACCCGCTCGCCATGGCCGCCGGCATCGCCACACTAAAGCACCTCATCGCCCACAAGGACGTGGTCTACCCCCAGATCGACGCCGCGACTGCCGCTATCGCCACGGGCGTCGCCGCCATCGCGGAAGACGCAGGCGTGAAGCTCACGACGAACCGTGTCGGCAGCATGTTCACCTGGTTCTTCACCGGCTCTCCGGTAACGAACTTCGACACAGCCGCGACCTCCGACACCGCCGCCTTCGCGAAGTTCCACCGTGCCATGCTCGACGCCGGAGTCTGGCTGCCGCCATCGCAGTACGAAGCGGCCTTCGTTGGCACGGCGCATGGCTCTACTGAAATCTCACTGCTGCTCGATGCCGCTCGTGAGGCGTTCGCAAGCTGA
- the purM gene encoding phosphoribosylformylglycinamidine cyclo-ligase yields the protein MPDETISAHTEALPPSESQDAASKPRQKAVSYADAGVDITSGERSKQRIKMLARKTFNKQVLSEIGGFGGLFALDLEKFPQPVLVSSTDGVGTKLKVAFELGIHHTVGQDLVNHCVNDIAVQGATPLFFLDYLATGKLEDNIVETVVQGLSEACRANGCALIGGETAQMPGFYGDGEYDLAGTIIGAVNRDKIITGANIQIGDVLLGLPSNGLHTNGYSLARKLLFEVAKYGPDQYINELKDKTGAALMRTHRSYLGVIKKLTAAEVVSGMAHITGGGITDNLPRIIPKGMGAVVDLASWTVPPLFEHLRELGNVDQDEMMRTFNMGIGLICVIPAELVKKTKAILNRANERHCIIGRIVRGERKVTYN from the coding sequence TTGCCGGACGAGACAATTTCAGCCCATACTGAGGCCCTCCCGCCTTCTGAGTCGCAGGATGCTGCGTCTAAACCACGCCAAAAAGCTGTCAGCTACGCCGATGCTGGCGTCGACATCACCAGCGGAGAACGGAGCAAGCAGCGCATCAAGATGCTTGCTCGAAAGACGTTCAACAAGCAGGTGCTCTCGGAGATTGGCGGCTTTGGCGGCCTGTTTGCGCTGGATCTGGAGAAGTTTCCGCAGCCGGTGTTGGTCTCTTCAACCGATGGCGTGGGAACGAAGTTGAAGGTGGCTTTTGAGCTGGGCATCCACCATACCGTAGGGCAGGATCTGGTGAATCACTGCGTGAACGATATCGCAGTACAGGGCGCGACGCCGCTGTTCTTCCTCGACTACCTGGCGACGGGCAAGCTGGAAGACAATATCGTCGAAACCGTCGTGCAGGGGCTAAGCGAGGCTTGCCGCGCCAACGGCTGCGCCCTGATCGGCGGCGAGACAGCGCAGATGCCGGGCTTCTATGGCGATGGCGAGTACGACCTTGCCGGGACGATCATCGGCGCGGTGAATCGCGACAAGATCATCACCGGCGCGAACATTCAGATCGGCGATGTGCTGCTGGGGCTGCCTTCGAACGGGCTGCACACCAATGGCTACTCTCTGGCGCGGAAGCTGCTGTTTGAGGTGGCAAAGTACGGGCCGGACCAGTACATCAACGAGTTGAAGGACAAGACCGGCGCGGCATTGATGCGGACGCACCGCAGCTACCTGGGAGTGATCAAGAAGCTGACAGCGGCTGAGGTTGTCAGCGGCATGGCGCACATCACCGGCGGTGGCATTACGGACAACCTGCCGAGGATCATTCCGAAGGGCATGGGCGCGGTGGTCGACCTGGCGAGCTGGACGGTGCCGCCGCTCTTCGAGCATCTGCGCGAGCTGGGCAATGTAGATCAGGACGAGATGATGCGGACGTTCAACATGGGCATCGGTCTGATCTGCGTGATTCCGGCCGAATTAGTGAAGAAGACCAAGGCGATTCTGAATCGGGCGAACGAGCGGCACTGCATTATCGGAAGGATTGTGAGAGGCGAGCGGAAGGTGACGTACAACTAG
- a CDS encoding DUF5412 domain-containing protein → MIAILGLTTLFAGCDTDYSKDIVQHVTSPDGQIEAVVYETNGGATTSFGYEVDVRKAGDGSGVNVAQLYGAVRNEGAYGVNLRWAGPEALRVEYLRAKSIVRWQPTVAVYGKQVNIALDAGISDPTAPSGGMLHNLHQK, encoded by the coding sequence TTGATCGCGATCCTCGGGCTGACAACTTTGTTTGCGGGCTGTGACACTGACTACTCGAAAGATATCGTGCAGCATGTCACCTCCCCTGACGGTCAGATCGAGGCAGTAGTCTACGAAACAAATGGCGGAGCCACCACTTCCTTTGGCTATGAAGTGGATGTGCGGAAGGCTGGAGATGGCTCCGGAGTAAATGTTGCGCAGCTTTATGGTGCCGTAAGAAATGAGGGAGCCTACGGGGTGAATCTGAGATGGGCCGGGCCAGAGGCGCTCCGCGTCGAATATCTGCGTGCAAAATCGATCGTTCGTTGGCAGCCGACGGTTGCGGTCTATGGCAAGCAGGTGAACATTGCTTTAGACGCCGGTATTAGCGATCCAACAGCCCCAAGCGGCGGGATGCTGCACAACTTGCATCAGAAGTAA
- the purN gene encoding phosphoribosylglycinamide formyltransferase has translation MKKLGILLSGRGSNFLAIANAIRLEIIKDVEIAVVLSNKEDAPGLAVAREMGLLAIAIPSAGMNRSEHDAAMISELRANNVDLVCLAGYMRIISPEFVAAFPDRILNVHPSLLPSFPGLEAQTQALEFGAKVAGCTVHFVDEKVDHGVIVLQRAVTVEDDDTAETLSARILEQEHLAYPEAIARVVSGEYRILGRRYLKG, from the coding sequence ATGAAAAAATTAGGTATTCTCCTCTCTGGACGTGGTTCGAACTTTCTTGCGATTGCGAATGCGATCCGGCTTGAAATCATCAAAGACGTTGAGATCGCGGTCGTGCTCTCGAACAAGGAAGATGCGCCGGGGCTCGCGGTTGCGCGGGAGATGGGACTTCTCGCGATCGCTATTCCCTCCGCAGGCATGAACCGCTCGGAGCACGACGCCGCGATGATCTCGGAGCTGCGGGCGAACAACGTCGATCTCGTCTGCCTGGCGGGATATATGCGGATCATCTCGCCGGAGTTTGTGGCGGCGTTTCCGGACCGGATTCTGAATGTGCATCCTTCGCTGCTGCCTTCGTTTCCGGGGCTGGAGGCGCAGACGCAGGCACTGGAGTTCGGGGCGAAGGTGGCCGGGTGCACGGTGCATTTTGTGGATGAGAAGGTGGATCACGGGGTGATCGTGCTGCAGCGGGCGGTTACCGTCGAGGATGACGATACGGCAGAGACGCTGTCGGCGCGGATCTTGGAGCAGGAGCACCTGGCGTATCCAGAGGCGATTGCTCGGGTGGTGAGTGGGGAGTATCGCATTCTGGGGCGGCGGTATTTGAAGGGGTAG
- a CDS encoding Uma2 family endonuclease, protein MATTALISLAEYMQTTYRPDREYIDGEVRERNMGKWEHARLQALLTSWFESQEPQWGVMVATEWRTKVSATRVRIPDVVLVKDEDQPDVLTDPPVLIVEILSPDDSYSDTQERAADYRRMGVQTVWIIDPKTRTGRFCVDDVWTEAQRLIVPGTSIFAELNALFARLNRNRNKSPQG, encoded by the coding sequence ATGGCCACCACAGCACTGATCTCTCTCGCTGAGTACATGCAAACCACGTACCGGCCCGATCGTGAGTACATCGATGGCGAAGTGCGGGAGCGCAACATGGGTAAGTGGGAGCATGCGCGGCTACAAGCATTGCTGACAAGCTGGTTTGAATCGCAAGAGCCTCAATGGGGCGTGATGGTAGCCACAGAATGGCGCACGAAGGTGTCCGCAACGCGCGTCCGAATTCCCGATGTCGTTCTAGTAAAGGATGAAGATCAACCAGACGTTCTCACCGACCCTCCTGTTCTGATCGTTGAGATTCTTTCGCCGGACGATAGCTACAGCGATACGCAGGAGCGTGCAGCGGATTACCGCAGAATGGGTGTTCAGACGGTATGGATCATCGATCCGAAGACTCGAACCGGCCGGTTTTGCGTTGACGATGTGTGGACAGAGGCGCAACGGCTGATCGTCCCCGGCACTTCGATCTTCGCTGAACTCAACGCGTTATTCGCGCGGCTCAACCGCAATCGAAACAAATCACCTCAAGGCTAG